The proteins below are encoded in one region of Canis lupus familiaris isolate Mischka breed German Shepherd unplaced genomic scaffold, alternate assembly UU_Cfam_GSD_1.0 chrUn_S1344H1523, whole genome shotgun sequence:
- the LOC119878268 gene encoding polyadenylate-binding protein 1-like 2: MASLYVGDLHPEVTEAMLYEKFSPAGPILSIRICRDKITRRSLGYAYVNYQQPVDAKRALETLNFDVIKGRPVRIMWSQRDPSLRKSGVGNVFIKNLGKTIDNKALYNIFSAFGNILSCKVACDEKGPKGYGFVHFQKQESAERAIDAMNGMFLNYRKIFVGRFKSHKEREAERGAWARQSTSADVKDFEEDTDEEATLR, encoded by the coding sequence ATGGCCTCGCTGTACGTGGGCGACCTGCATCCTGAAGTGACAGAGGCAATGCTGTATGAGAAGTTCAGCCCGGCCGGGCCCATCCTGTCCATCCGCATTTGCAGGGACAAGATCACCCGCCGCTCGTTGGGCTACGCGTACGTCAACTACCAGCAACCGGTGGATGCCAAGCGGGCCCTGGAAACCCTGAACTTTGATGTGATCAAGGGCAGGCCCGTGCGCATCATGTGGTCCCAGCGGGACCCCTCGCTCCGCAAGAGTGGGGTGGGCAACGTCTTCATCAAGAACCTGGGCAAGACCATCGACAACAAGGCGCTGTACAACATCTTCTCGGCGTTTGGCAACATCCTGTCCTGCAAAGTGGCCTGCGACGAAAAGGGGCCCAAGGGCTACGGGTTTGTGCACTTCCAGAAGCAGGAGTCCGCAGAGCGAGCCATTGATGCGATGAATGGCATGTTCCTGAACTACCGCAAAATTTTCGTTGGGAGATTCAAGTCGCATAAAGAACGAGAGGCCGAAAGGGGAGCCTGGGCCAGGCAGTCCACCAGTGCTGACGTCAAAGATTTCGAGGAAGACACGGATGAGGAGGCCACCTTGCGATGA